TTCAGCACGGCCACGCAGGCGAGTTCGGACCAGGGGCCGTAGGCGATCTCTTCCTCCGGCAGCACGGCCCGGACGTCGAACACCGCCTCCTGCCAGTCGTCGCGGCCGGCGTCGTCGAGGGCGACGGTCTGCAGTGAGGGGGAGATCCTGGCGTACTCGAGCGGGCGGCTGTCGACCCGGACACGGGTGATCTCGACCTCGGCCCGTCCACTCAGGACGGCATAGGGGTAGATGATCCGGCTCATGGACGTGCAGCTCCTTCGACGGCCTTGTGCAGGGTCACGGTGACGTTGGTCCGGCTGGCGGTCACCGGGTGGCTGTCGACGTCGGTGACACCGCTGAACATCGCGTACCGGACACCTGGGGCGACGACGAGGACGTCGCCGGAGAAGGAGCAGTTCTCCGTGGCGGTCAGTTCGGCCCAGCGGACCGGGCTTCCGGCGCCCGACCCGCCGGCGCCGAAGCATACGGTCGGCGAGAGGTGCCAGGGATCGTCCTGCTGCGGGACGGCGACGCGCACGCGCAGTGACCATGCCCCGATGGTGTCGACCTCGCCGTCGATGTCGTCGACGGCGGGGTAACCGCGGCCGCGACGGACGCCCTTCCGCCCACCGCCGGTTGCCGCGGTGAGCCTCAGCAGGCTCCGCAGCAGCTCGGGGCCGGCTCCGTCGGCGGGTGTGACGGCCCGCGCGCCGAGGGTCGCGCGCAGGGTGTCGTCGGCCGCCACACGGAACTCGTCGAGGCGCTTCTTCGCTCCGCGCACGTATGTGTCGGACAGCTCCTCCGTCCACTCCCAGCGGTTGTGCTCGGGGGGCTCCGACGCGCGAAGGAATGCCTCGGCGCGCACGACGTCCTCCCCATCGCGGGCGGTGGCGAAGCCGGCGAGCAGAACTGCCTGGTAGGGCTCGACGCCGAGGCCCAGGTTGCGTGGCCTGCGGCCGGTGATCCTCATGCGATTGCCGCGCATGGAAACGACCTGACTGTGCGTCCGGTCACTCTCGTCCGCCGGCGTGATCAGCAGCACTGCGTCATGGGTGACAGCAGTGGACCCCTTGCCGTCGGTGCGCAGCGGTGGCACGGTGAGCGTGACGGTGCGCTCGACCACGTCGGTCCGGCTGGTGAGCTCGGTGACGGTCTCTCCGGCAAGGTAGGCACGCAGGGCGCGGGCCAGGGCGGGGCGGCGCTGCTCGGGGCTGACGCGGGTCTCCGGGATCAACTCGGCCCCGTTACGCAGGGTCCGGACCGATGCCTCCAGCAGCGGTGGCACCGTGTCCGTTCCGGTCATCGCTGCCCAGAAGTTCTCCGCCAAGGAGTCGCAGAGCTTGTTGTGCATGGCCTGGAGACCCTCGTCCCCGGCCGCGACGGCGGCGGCGTCATGGGCACCGACCACCAGGAAGGAAGTACCGGGGTCCTCGCCCTCACGCTCCAGATGAAGCCTCGCGGTCTCCTGCTCGACGCCCCACCAGGAGCGGGAGACGTTCTCGAAGGCACGGTCACTGTCCGGTTCGCCGAACCAGGCCGGTCCGGCGAACGCCTCGCCACCCACCTCGCGCCAGGGTAGGTCCAGGCGACCGATCAACCGCCTTGCTGTGCGGCCCTCGTGGGGGACCGAGAGAGTGCTGTTGATGAGGACGAGGCCAAGGCGACTGGTGGCCCAGAGAGTCGCCTTGCCCAGGCCGTAGGAGCCGCCGGCCCGGCGGTTGTCGCCCTTGTGGCTGTCGAGTTGACGACGGACAACGGCGGCGAAGCGGCCGTCCTCGTACTCGGGGCCGGTGAGACCGTTGGAGTTGTAGTCGTCGACCCGGAGCAGCAGGAGTGAGCCGGAGGCTTCCATCTCCCGCAGCCCCTCGGCGAGTGC
The sequence above is a segment of the Streptomyces lydicus genome. Coding sequences within it:
- a CDS encoding helix-turn-helix transcriptional regulator — encoded protein: MLLTSMNIRRHAGSAAQRRGTPAVIDESEDFGPWLGRQLRRRDMTQAELATTVGVTRAAVSAWITGRAQPRPETVRLIADVFDTDLATVYERTSDAVAARPVTWYHRPAHADGGREFGNAAAFAFDADLGVLAREATQNSLDERRDPTRPVRVRYILHELTGEHLRSFLDAVQWESLKAHYAAAATTDQKVGRALAEGLREMEASGSLLLLRVDDYNSNGLTGPEYEDGRFAAVVRRQLDSHKGDNRRAGGSYGLGKATLWATSRLGLVLINSTLSVPHEGRTARRLIGRLDLPWREVGGEAFAGPAWFGEPDSDRAFENVSRSWWGVEQETARLHLEREGEDPGTSFLVVGAHDAAAVAAGDEGLQAMHNKLCDSLAENFWAAMTGTDTVPPLLEASVRTLRNGAELIPETRVSPEQRRPALARALRAYLAGETVTELTSRTDVVERTVTLTVPPLRTDGKGSTAVTHDAVLLITPADESDRTHSQVVSMRGNRMRITGRRPRNLGLGVEPYQAVLLAGFATARDGEDVVRAEAFLRASEPPEHNRWEWTEELSDTYVRGAKKRLDEFRVAADDTLRATLGARAVTPADGAGPELLRSLLRLTAATGGGRKGVRRGRGYPAVDDIDGEVDTIGAWSLRVRVAVPQQDDPWHLSPTVCFGAGGSGAGSPVRWAELTATENCSFSGDVLVVAPGVRYAMFSGVTDVDSHPVTASRTNVTVTLHKAVEGAARP